The window GAGCCACTGGCAATTTAAGTGTAAAAGAAGTAATTTCTTTGGTCGATGAAACAGCTAAAGATCCACCATGTGCTATTGCAATTTCAGATGCGATGTACAAACCTAAACCCAATCCCTTCTGGTTTGGCTCTACTTCCCCACGAGAAAAGGGTAGAAAAAGACGCTCCATTTTCGCATCAGGAATCTGCTTGCCTTCGTTTATTACACATAGGCTAAATTCTTCTCCATTGCTCTCTGCATTAATAATTATCGGAGAATTTACCGCACTATAATTTAATGCATTACCTAAAAGATTAGAAAATAATTGCGCTATTCGTTTGCCGTCTGCACATACAGGATGGTTTATTTTAAACGATGTTTCAATACTTCTTTCGGGCCAAATTGCTTGTAATTCATCTATTACTTGCTCAAGAATTTTCACTAAATCTTCATTAGGAGATTTGGTTATAGTTATACCGCCACCTAATCTTCCACTTGCAAAATCAAGCATATTTTCGATTAATCCATTCATCCTGTAAGATGAATTTTTTATAATATTAACCAAACGTTGGCCCTTTTCATCGCTATTAATTTTCGCCAAAAGCTGAGCGCTGTTGGATACTGCATTTAACGGATTACGTAAATCATGCCCTAGAATTGCAATAAATTGTTCTCTTAATTCTGATGTTTCTTGTTCTCTTGATAATCGTTCTTCAGAAATTGCCAGTTGTTCTAAAGCATCCAAATGAAAAGCAATTAGCTCGGCAAACATCTTAAACATACCAATAACTGAAGGCGTATCTATTATCGCAGGTTTCGGATCTATTGCACAAAGCGTACCAAAAAACTCTCCTGTTTTAAGGGTTATCGGAATAGAAATATAGCTTTGAAAACCATACAACAAGGGCGTATGGTGATTAGCATAGATATCGCTTTTACTTACATTATCAATTATAACTGCATTATGATGCCCTCGAATTTCATTGCAAATAGTCGTTTCAATTTTCAGTTCTCCACCTGGAGTCAAACCAAAATTTATCTCATCATGCACTGCGCAAGCAACCCAATTATTAGTTGTTACTCTAGCAACTGCAGCAAAACCCATTCCTGTAGTTTTACAAACGATGTCTAAAATGTGAGCGATAGCAGGGATATTGCTTATCGCTTCAACGTCATCTAAAATAGTGTTTTTAGGGATATTCACTAATAATTTTTATATAAAGAGCAATTTACAATTTATTTAAGCAGGATAAATAAATTATAAAATATTCTAACATTTGTTTTACAAAAAAGCTATTTAAATTGTAAAAAGCGCTTTATATATTTTTGAATTTAACTAAACTAAAAGTGATGGTTTTTCATGATAGGTGCGCCACAAAAGTTCGCCAAATAAAGTATTTGACCACGCAAACCAGGCTCTTGTAAATTTAGCAGGATCATTTTTATTGAAAGATTCATGCATAAAACCTTTCCCTGCATGAGTTTTTTTCAAAGTATCAATACAATATTTAATTTCAGCATCATTATTAGAAGTTAACGCCCTCATCGTAATGCTCATTGGCCAAATCATATCTTGCCCAGCATGCGGACCACCAATTCCTTCAGCTGCCGTACCCTTAAAGAAGTAAGGATTATCATTTGATAAAGCAAATTTCCTGGTATTTTGATAAATTGGATCCTTTACATCCATGGCTCCTAAATACGGTAAGCTTAATAAACTTGGCACATTTGAATCATCCATAATGTATGAACTACCAAAACCATCAACCTCAAAAGCATAAATTTTTCCGTGTTTTGGATGATTGATAATGGCATATTTTTGTAACGCTGCATTAACTTCGTCCGCTAGGTTAAGCAAATTACTTTCTAAAGCTTTATCGCTTTGTAAAGCTTTAATCATTTCTGCAGCTTGTTTTAAACTCGAAACTGCGAAAAAATTAGAAGGAACCAAAAAAGGAAAAATCGTTGCATCATCACTCGGCCGGAAAGCAGAACAAATTAAACCGACTGGATTTATGGGAAAACCGTATCCAGCCATTGGTAATGAATCTGTAGGCTGGGTAGTTTCCCGTTGAAAATGATAAGGACCGTTATTAGTTTTGCGCTGTTGCTCTTTAAATGTTTTTAGAGTGGCTTCAATGCCCTTTTTCCAATTGGTATCAAACGGCGATTTGTCGCCGGTTTTTTCCCAATAATTATAAGCTAATCTAATCGGATAACATAAAGAATCGATTTCCCATTTACGTTCGTGTACACCGGGTTGCATAGTCGTTTTATCCGTTTTCCACTCTCCTACTTTATTTGCATCTCCATAAAAAGCATTTGCATAAGGATCTTTCAAAATACACTGTGTTTGATGATTAATTACGCCTGCAATAAGTTTTTTTAAAGGTTCATCTTCATTTACAAACTGCAAATATGGCCATACTTGTGCCGAACTATCTCTTAACCACATGGCATCAATATCACCTGTAATTACGTAAGTATCTGGGCGACCATTTTTCTCCTCATAATAAACGGTTGTATCCAAAGTATTTGGGAAACAATTTTCAAAAAGCCATGCCAATTCTGGATTTTTAACACTTGCTTGAAAAGTTTTTATAGCTGCATCAACGGCTTTACTTTGAAAGTGTCTTTTACTTAATGCAACCCTAACTACCGGAAATTCTGGAGCTAAATCTGCAGCAAATGAAAGTTTTGAAGCCACAACCCCTGCGCCTAACAATCCTGTATTAAGTATAAATGTTCTTCTTCTCATCAGAAATATATTATGATTTGGTTAAATTTAGTTTTGCTAAACGAGCATAAATTTCAAGTATTCCGGCCTGCATTAACAGGGATTTCGTTTTTTCTCTTCCGAGGAAATTGCTTTCGTCACGTTCATTATTCCAAACTCGATCAGCATCATCTACAATAAACTTTAAACGTTGAGGATCTTTTTCAACTTGATAAAGTGCTTCGTACCCTCGTAATAAAACAGCGTTAAACCAATAATGATCTGGCAACTTACTGTTTTTATAAAAATGCTTTTCTGCAGCTGTCGCGATAAATTTTGCTTCTTTTAAATATTTTTTATCGCCAGTAATTTCGTATAGCAAAACATTAGCTTGCAACATTGTTCCAGTATTATAAGTGTAAGTGCCGAAACCAATTTTTCCGTCTTTTATAGAGATAGCATCCCAAAAAACTCCTTCTTTTGATCTAAGATGTTTATTTGTCCAGTTGTAAACCAGCAAACCTGTATCTAAATATTTTTTTTCTTTGGTAATTTTATATAATTCTAGGGAGACTAAAATATTAGGACCGTTAGAACAGGTATTTTTTGATGTCTTTTCATCTTCCTTCCAATAAAGTCCACCACCTGTTTTTTCATCGTAGCCAGTTAATAACCAAGTATAAATTTCTTTTGATTTCGATAGATATTCTTCTTTTTTTGTTCTGTTATAAGCATCAAGATAAGCAATCGCAATCCACTGATTATCATCATAAAAGCGTGAACTTTTATTAATGTAAGACATGTAAGCTGGTGCAGGAGAATCTTTAGAATAATAGTGATTTATTGCTGAAACGACAGGTTTCATCATTTCAGTATTCGGATTTAAGGTTTCCATCTCATTTGTAGCTTGAATTAAAGCACACAAAGGCCAGAGATAAGAATAAGGATTTTCATGTTTACCAATGTTTTCAAGATATAATCCTTTACGCTCATCTTTTAAATGATCGTTGATATTCGCATAAATAATTTCAATTCTTCGTAAATACTCACTCTTCGTAGTTTGTGCATTGATGTTATTATTCATCAATGTTAAAAATATAATAGTCGTTAATGTAATTTTTAAAGTGATGTTAAACATAATTTAAAACCTTATTAATAATGCGAATTATTTAACAAATAGCATATAATCTTAACCCATAATAAGGTTAATCTTCTTGAGAATATTTGGTTGATAACTGAACAAATATTATTAAAATATATTAAACATCAAAACTAAAAGTGTATTTAAACTATTACTAAATCGATTTTATATTGCTAAGAGTATAATAGCCTGCAAAGCATGAATATATCTAAATATTGTTTTAAGCTATGACTCCTGCATTTTGTGTGAAATTTTTAGGATGACAAATTCTGCCGGACGAACTACAGCCATTCCAATTTCAATTTTTATTCTTCCTTCTAAAATATCTAAAGAAGTCATAGTAGAACCTAAACCAACGCGTACATAAAAAGCATTATTTGGTTTAATACCTTGTAAAGCGCCTTGTCGCCAAAGTTGATTCAGAAAATTTTCGCACATCGATTTTATTTTAATCCATGTATTTGCATCATTAGGTTCGAAGACTACAAATTCAGTCCCCTTTTTCAAACTTTCTTCCACGAAATTAAAAAAACGTACAATCGAAATGTATCGCCATTCATTATCATTTCCTAACAGCGTTCTTGCCCCCCAGATTAAAGTTCTTTTTCCGGTAGCAAATATGATTGCATTCACCGATTTTCCGGTTGTTGGATCAATGTTAAAAATTTGCTGCTGTGCATCAGTTAACCTAAATGTCGGACCAAAAACAAGATTGATTTGTTCATTTGCTGAAGCTTTCCAAACACCTCGATTATTGTCAACACGATTCATAATTCCAGCAACTGTGCTTGATGGTGGTAAATTGATGGTGATTTTATTAATTTCTTCTTTAATCACCAAATAGGCATCTAAATCTATTGTCTTAATATCAGTTAAACTTTTACTATCAAGAATTCCATTTTCGACACCAACACTGTGTTTTACCTTAACCAGGCTTTCGTCGATGTGGTAACTTAGCGTACTTTTTAACCATGGATAGTATACACAGCCATACTTTAAATGCTGCATACCGATATCACTCCTAAATAATGCTAAATCATCTGAAGGCTTATCAGACAAAATCCATGGATCAAAAATTGCAATGCGATCTCTGAAATTATTGCACTGCACTAAAGCTTGATCATACAATTCCTTATAACCGGATATTGTTCCGCAATCCGCATGCTTATCAGTAAAAATTAATATAGTTGGTTCATCCATTTTTGCAATTGCATCCAGACAAGACTGCCCTGCTTCATTATTAAATGCACTATTATAATTTCCGCTAGATACTATATAGCATGGCCCACCACCGTTCGCATAAAACATTTGAATAGCATAGTATAGGTAAGCTCCAGATAGTAAATCGCTTTTTGGTGTACACGTAATTACTCTATTTGTAAGTTTATTCTCGACTAAAGTATCGATGATATTGGGCATTCCTGTATTGCTAAAAATATCATTTTCCGTATTTGCTCCACCAAAATGCTTTTGATATTCTTGAAATGATGTAATCCTAGTTGGGATAGGCAATTTGCCAGAAACAGGAAAAATATCTTTTCCCATAATATCGATAGCGTATTCAGTCCTGCCCATAAATGCTGGTATAGCAGTTTCTACTGGTACTATGGTTGAAGGAAATTTGTTTACTTCTTCTATATAAACACCGGGAACCTTATAAATTTTAGCCATGCTTTTTTCGCGAAAATTAAAACTGTAGAAATCCTTTATTTATTTGCGATATTTTTCTTCTATTTAAACGGAATACTCCATATCCATTACTGCTTAATGCACTGTTGGTATTGCCTTCAATTGTAGTAATGTTTCCACCATTTACACTTTCGACAATTCCGGTATGACCCATACCACCTCCATGATCAATAATAAAAATACAGCCTGGAACAATTAAATTTGGGTTTGCTAAGGCTGCCGATTGCGCAATTTTAGTACACTTTGCCCGTCTAAAAAGTTCTAAAACACCAGCAGTTTTTGGTAATGGATTCGAATTACCAATTTTTTTAGAAGCTTCATCAAAACAGTAATAAGTAAAAGCCGCACACCAACTATAATGCGCTCCAACAGGATTTAACCCTGCCCTTCTTAAATAAACGTCTACCTGTGGTCCGCGATTGCTGCCCATTGGTACTTCAACTACATTAATTTGAGATATGGCAATCATTAACGCACTTGAAAGTAAATTTGAGGGCATT is drawn from Pedobacter mucosus and contains these coding sequences:
- a CDS encoding GAF domain-containing sensor histidine kinase, producing MNIPKNTILDDVEAISNIPAIAHILDIVCKTTGMGFAAVARVTTNNWVACAVHDEINFGLTPGGELKIETTICNEIRGHHNAVIIDNVSKSDIYANHHTPLLYGFQSYISIPITLKTGEFFGTLCAIDPKPAIIDTPSVIGMFKMFAELIAFHLDALEQLAISEERLSREQETSELREQFIAILGHDLRNPLNAVSNSAQLLAKINSDEKGQRLVNIIKNSSYRMNGLIENMLDFASGRLGGGITITKSPNEDLVKILEQVIDELQAIWPERSIETSFKINHPVCADGKRIAQLFSNLLGNALNYSAVNSPIIINAESNGEEFSLCVINEGKQIPDAKMERLFLPFSRGEVEPNQKGLGLGLYIASEIAIAHGGSLAVSSTKEITSFTLKLPVAQLC
- a CDS encoding glycoside hydrolase family 125 protein, translated to MRRRTFILNTGLLGAGVVASKLSFAADLAPEFPVVRVALSKRHFQSKAVDAAIKTFQASVKNPELAWLFENCFPNTLDTTVYYEEKNGRPDTYVITGDIDAMWLRDSSAQVWPYLQFVNEDEPLKKLIAGVINHQTQCILKDPYANAFYGDANKVGEWKTDKTTMQPGVHERKWEIDSLCYPIRLAYNYWEKTGDKSPFDTNWKKGIEATLKTFKEQQRKTNNGPYHFQRETTQPTDSLPMAGYGFPINPVGLICSAFRPSDDATIFPFLVPSNFFAVSSLKQAAEMIKALQSDKALESNLLNLADEVNAALQKYAIINHPKHGKIYAFEVDGFGSSYIMDDSNVPSLLSLPYLGAMDVKDPIYQNTRKFALSNDNPYFFKGTAAEGIGGPHAGQDMIWPMSITMRALTSNNDAEIKYCIDTLKKTHAGKGFMHESFNKNDPAKFTRAWFAWSNTLFGELLWRTYHEKPSLLV
- a CDS encoding glycoside hydrolase family 76 protein, whose product is MNNNINAQTTKSEYLRRIEIIYANINDHLKDERKGLYLENIGKHENPYSYLWPLCALIQATNEMETLNPNTEMMKPVVSAINHYYSKDSPAPAYMSYINKSSRFYDDNQWIAIAYLDAYNRTKKEEYLSKSKEIYTWLLTGYDEKTGGGLYWKEDEKTSKNTCSNGPNILVSLELYKITKEKKYLDTGLLVYNWTNKHLRSKEGVFWDAISIKDGKIGFGTYTYNTGTMLQANVLLYEITGDKKYLKEAKFIATAAEKHFYKNSKLPDHYWFNAVLLRGYEALYQVEKDPQRLKFIVDDADRVWNNERDESNFLGREKTKSLLMQAGILEIYARLAKLNLTKS
- a CDS encoding phage tail sheath family protein, with protein sequence MAKIYKVPGVYIEEVNKFPSTIVPVETAIPAFMGRTEYAIDIMGKDIFPVSGKLPIPTRITSFQEYQKHFGGANTENDIFSNTGMPNIIDTLVENKLTNRVITCTPKSDLLSGAYLYYAIQMFYANGGGPCYIVSSGNYNSAFNNEAGQSCLDAIAKMDEPTILIFTDKHADCGTISGYKELYDQALVQCNNFRDRIAIFDPWILSDKPSDDLALFRSDIGMQHLKYGCVYYPWLKSTLSYHIDESLVKVKHSVGVENGILDSKSLTDIKTIDLDAYLVIKEEINKITINLPPSSTVAGIMNRVDNNRGVWKASANEQINLVFGPTFRLTDAQQQIFNIDPTTGKSVNAIIFATGKRTLIWGARTLLGNDNEWRYISIVRFFNFVEESLKKGTEFVVFEPNDANTWIKIKSMCENFLNQLWRQGALQGIKPNNAFYVRVGLGSTMTSLDILEGRIKIEIGMAVVRPAEFVILKISHKMQES
- a CDS encoding peptidoglycan-binding protein, whose product is MNYPNRIIKKKEADKDIVTAIQKKLNDLNFGPIDVDGDFGKNTESAVKLFQTQNFDAAGLPLTADGQVGSVTWAALFGDATVINDNTMPSNLLSSALMIAISQINVVEVPMGSNRGPQVDVYLRRAGLNPVGAHYSWCAAFTYYCFDEASKKIGNSNPLPKTAGVLELFRRAKCTKIAQSAALANPNLIVPGCIFIIDHGGGMGHTGIVESVNGGNITTIEGNTNSALSSNGYGVFRLNRRKISQINKGFLQF